In Thermocladium sp. ECH_B, the sequence AATTAATTACCAAAATGAATTGCGGTAATGACTGCATAAAGACGATAATACCCAAATTCGATACTTCATTCAAGGCATTAGTGAGGGGCAGATCAGGCACCGTCACTAATATATGGGATGCATCCCCCCTCGTGCGCGCAATTGATGAGNCGTGGCAATCATCGCCCCACATATTCATATACGTGAACTCCAATTGCAATTGCACCAGGGAATCCATAGCGAGGAACCTAATTGATGTTGTGAAGGAATTAATGGAGAGGGAGACCATATCGCCGCCCTGAGAATTAATTGCTTTTGCCATTGACAAAAACTGACAAGACTCGCCCCTTCTAGGGGCGGGGAGGAGGACAGNGCACTGACATTAAACAACCCATAACTTCAGGTGTTGATCGTGAAGATCAATGTGAATTCCAATAATATTCTTGGTTCTTCAGGATAAGGCATAATCATTATCGTTTTGTTTTCTGTTTTAGAGACAGTATTTGAATTCTGACCTCCTCCCCGCCCTAAAGGGTGGGGGTTCCCCGAGGTCTTGGGGATTACGCCCCTTTATGGACGCTACTCGTTCCCCTCCCGAGCCGGTATTGCGGGGGTACGTCGGCCCCCACTCCCCATTCCCTAAAAATTGACCGGCCAAGAGCCCCATTCCCAGAGACTTTTAAGCTTTACCCCGCCCCTGAAGGGCGAGATTTGCCGTTAGTTTTATCACGTAAATAATTAGTACTATTAAGGCAATTTCTCCGGCTTTCCTTAATCCAAGCAATGCATCCGCGAATATCCAGGACGCGTAGTATGAGGCGTAGAACGCTAAAGCCACTGGGCTAGGCTTGGGCTTGAATCCAGTGCTTGCCCTGAATGCTGAGTAAATGACCAGGGATACAATGAACCAACCCACGAAATTAGTTAAGGGAACCCCAAAGTATTGCCCCCTCNCGCTCCACCTCCAGAGACCAAGGGGACCGGAGAGAACTGGATCGAATGCTATATCCAGGGCAACCATGCCGAGTGACGCCAAGTAATAATTGCCGGCCGCCTCCATAGTGAAGTAGGCAAGGGATGACCAAAGGAGAGGAATGAAGAGGGGAACGCCGAGCATCATTGGCCCCATTGCTGACGTGTAGCTATATGACCCGAAGGGAACCCCATAATGAACCCCCACGTACTCGAATAGGAATGAAATGATGGAGGCAAGCGATAGAAACACAATGGTTCTCCGCGTTCCCAAGGCAATTATGGAATTAATCATATAAAATAGTATGAAGAACATGGGAGACCCAAGTAATCCAAACACCATTCCAATGACTCGAGGAAGGGGGAAGTAACTCAATAGAAGCGATGCAACGTAGAGGAAAGCCAAGGCCCACGCAGCTTCACGCCTATCCATGAATGTGATTATAGGGGAGCCAATTAAACATTCTGACCTCTTCCCCGCCATTTGGCGAGGGTTACCCGAGGCCTCACGGGGTTACACCCCTTTCACGGGCGCTACTCGTTCCCCTGGCATTGAAGGGAAGCCAACTACCCCGCCAGCACCAGGGCTTAGGCTTTACCCCACCCTAAAGGGCGAGGTTTGTCATCCATTATCATGGGAACCAGGCTATGGTTCCAGCGTCAGTAAGGTTTAAATTTTTCCTTGAAACAATTGAATTATGAGGACGAGTCTGGGCAATGTTACCCTTGAATTAATCGAGGGAGACATAACGGAGGCGGACGCGGATGCCATAGTTAATGCCGCTAATCCCTACCTGGAGCATGGGGGAGGAGTGGCGGCAGCCATAGTTAGAAAGGGGGGATGGGAAATACAGGAAGAGAGCCGGAGATACGTGAGGGAACACGGCCCAGTCCCCGTGGGGGGCGCAGCAGTAACTGGAGCAGGTAGGCTACGGGCAAAGCACGTGATTCACGCCGTGGGGCCGCGATGGGGCATAGACCCACCTGAGAAGCTTCAGGAAGCCGTGATTAACTCACTGCGGCTCGCCGATGAGCTTGGCCTCAGGAGCATAGCGTTCCCCGCAATATCCACCGGGGTGTATGGGTGGCCCTATGAGGCGGCGGCGAGGGAAATGATTAAGGCAATCAGGAAAACCGTAAACGCTCTCAAGAACATCAATAAGATAATGATCTACCTCTACGGCAGAGACGCCTATAACGCGTTCATGGATGCATTTAACTTGCTGGAGGATTGAAGGGGCTCTCCACACATCGCCCGGGGATTTCGATGCTTCATCTTCATTTATTTGCATCTGAATGGGTCCGACTCATTCAAGCTTTTACGCTCATCCCTTTCGGGAACTTCATTGAAAAACCGCATTGCATGCCCCCATCCGCTGCATTAAAGCCCATAACATTGATGACCGGCAATTGGGGAACCCCATTCTCATCGCTTGCCTCGCCCATCATGCCGAGAAAGGGAAATGAAGATGAGGGGGAGCCGCCATGATCCCCAGAACGAATCGATGATCATTCTTCTCGCCCCATCATTCCCCCTTCCCAAAGCCTCCATCATAGAATGAGGCGTCGTAGATCCCCCTCTTAAACGGTGCTTATGGGCAATCTGGAGTCGCGAAGTCTACCGCATAGATGGGGGTTGGATATTGCGTGCTAACTTGACTTATCTGAGGGGACCCGCTTGGATTGTATTGAAGCACGAAGTACACGCTGCCGCCGAACGCTTCCTCCACGTAGCCATTAGTCAATGGGTAGCATATAACCCCACGACCGAAGTACACGGGAGACGCCGCAGTATTAATAACGCTCGGATTTACCTGCCAATCACCTTGTCCATCGATCAGCCCGAATCCGATTGGGTATATGCCTCCGGTTCTCGTGGATTCGGGTGAACAGAATAGGTATGGGTTCTCCAGTCCTATGGACCACACCAGGTTGGAGGTGCCATCGTTTCCGGGACCCGTAATGGTTAGGGATGAGACTAGGGATGCTATTGGCTGGGATGGATCTGAAGCCGTCGCTGCCTCGAATAGGTATTCCAGCGTTTCTTGGGCGAGCGATATTGCTAGCTCTAGATCGGAGCAGCTGAACCAAGAGCAGGACGTATCGCTCGGCTCCGCTGCCCCATATGAGCCCGACCAAGTCATGTATGAATTGTAGCCATTCTCACTATCGATGCTTAAGGCAGTGGTCATGTTTATCCCCACGTTATAATATCGAAACTCGCCTGTGTTGCCGTAGGAATTACTACTAGCCACTTGTATATTATTAAATCCCATATAATCGGTATAAATGGTATCGCCTACTGGACCATTAGCAGTTATTATACAATAATCAATACTATATTGATCACCAGTAGATACATCTCCACTAGCCACGATGATCTGCTCCCCAGTCCCAAACATAAATACATTGCTATTACCATTTAACGGTAATTTAGTTTCACCACATGGATCCTGATTTATATATGTTGGATCGCTTGTGAAGTTTAGAATTAGGATGCGAGAGGCGGCTTTGGCTTGCCCCGCCCACTCGTTTATCAATCCATTAATGGTAGCGGTGTAGTAATCGCGGATCTGGACCGGGCTCGCTATTAAGTAATTCACGCCGCCGAAGCCCACTATGTAGGCCGGGCCATTCACCGCCATGACGGGGTACCCAATCACCTTACTGTGGCGCTCGTCTCCCCACGCCACCGCCACCACGTTCTCCAGGAGCGTGACTAACTTGGGGTTAGCGGTGTAAAGCATCACGAAGTCCCCCCTCCCCATGGGTCCCTCCAGTACGTCCGCCAAGCGGCGCAGACCTACCCTGAGGGATTGGTTCACGTAGTCCCAATCAATGACGAGGACGGAGCCATTGGGTAGTTGAGGCACTTGGTCCAGCCCTATTTCCCTCACGGAGCTTTGGGGAGAGACATCCAGGGAGGAGGCAAAGGAGGTGGGTCCAATTACGTAGGCCGTGGAAAGCATTAATGGCTGCTGCGCCGGCGGCTCCAGCTGCATCGGCTTGGCGACGCCTAGCTCAATTCTCAGCCAGGCGTAGCGCGTCTTCATGATCATTGCATTGACCGCGTTGGAGAAGCGGGGGTTGGACACGTACTCGATCACGAATGTGGCGGTAATGAATAGAATTATAAGGAAGCCAATAAATAGCCACGCGTCCCTATTGCCTGGCTTTGGCTTGCCCATGTATTAATTGAAATAACCACGGATATAAACTTTTTTTTGGGGGTTCACCCAGAATGCACGCCCCGGGGTATCGCCCTCATCGGGATGCAGAGCAATTCCTGTGCCAAGTCGTGACTCCTTCCGAATCCNATAAGGGCGAGGCTCAATATCTATTCCTGGCCCCACCATTTGGCGAGGGCTCCCAGAGCTTNTGGGTTACGCCCCCATTCATGGGCGCTACTCCTTCCCCTGGCATTATGGNGATTGGCCCCCATCCCCGTTCCCCAAGGATTGAGGGGAANCTAATTACCCCCACTAATCAAGAGCATAACCCCACCGCTCTAGCAGACTAAAAGGCGAGGTTTCTAGTTCTTTTTACCAATGTTCTTCCCAGCGGGATGGTATATGGTGAGTTTCTTGGGAGAGGNNGGGAATCCTTGCCTTTGATGAGTAAAATTCAGAGCGCAGTATGGTTCATCAGGGATAATTCATGAATTTTGTTTGCCTCATACTGCGTTACCATTAATTGGACACGCAGTGAAAACAATTAACTCCAAACCCCAAGAACGAAGACCATTCTTCTCAGCTGACCCCCTCCCCGCCCTGAGGGGCGAGGTTTATCGTCCGTTTTATCAACTTGTTCCCTGTATATAATGGAGTGCCTCATTATTTTTGTGGGAATCATATATTTACGTGTCCACTTAGTGGTAACGCAATTGATCACTGGCCTCCACGCATCACTAGACTTATCCTCATTGCCGCAGTATAGAAAAAGGGGGAGAGAGGCGCGGGGGATTAATGATTCTTGAGGAGGCGGCTGATGTTGGAGAAATGGCTGCAGGCATAAATGAGTTACTTGGGCTTGGGCTTAACTTGGAGCGGGTTGCGTTCATTAGGAGCAGGGGATCCAGAAGCTTGGCGGTGGCTCGGACGTTCGGCGCCCCGATTCAGTGGAGATTCGTCTTAAAACCTCAAATACTTTACATTATTGAGGTTATATCCGAGAGATTCGATTCATTGAGTTGTGAGGATAAGGCCTATGTGATACTTCATGAATTGCTTCATATACCTCCACGAATGAGCGGGGGGCTGCGGAACCATGGACACCCAGCCTTTAGGCAATTAAGCAGGAACAGGGGGAAACTGAGCGAGCTATGTAGGCAGCGCTGCAATGATCGGCAATGATGAAGTGATTTCTAAAGTTTAAAATGGGCTTCCCAAGTTCGCCGTGGATGAATCGCAATTTTAAGTTGGTTACTATTGAGATGGGTGTTTCCAGGTTTGGAACATCGGCCTTCGACTTGATGGTTATGTGGATCCTCCTGCACTACACTGGCTCGGCTTTTCTCGCTGGGCTTGGGGACGGCATGTTATCGCTTCCCCTTCTCCTGAGCTTCATCGTGGGAGCCATCGTGGATAAGTTGAGGCGGAGAAAATTAATCGCTGAGGCAGCGGCCGGTGTTAGGAGCATAGCGCTGATTCCCATGATTATGGCAGTTATGAGGGGCCCCGAGATCCTGGTCGTGGCCTCATCATACGTTGTGGCATTCCTGCTTGGAATGACGTCGGATATACTTAACTCCATTAGAACTACTTGGAGCAAGGAATTCCTGGGGGAGGATGAGTACAAGTCCGGCAGCGGATCCTATAATGCTGTGGGTTCATTGGCGGAGGCGATTGGCTTCGCTGTTCCCGGCCTCCTCCTGGGTATTGGGTACTCGCTGGCCATCCTATCGCTCTTAATGGTATTCCTCTCATCCATTATCCCATTGGCATTAATTAAGGCCAAGCCATCAATCTCAAGCGAGGGCGGCGTTTCCTCCTCTATCCGGGAAGGGCTTGTCTTCATTAAGGGCAACGCATTCATGCTTCAATTCATAGTGATTAGCCTAGCCGCGAATCTGGTCTTCGGCATGTCTGGAATACTATTCACCGACTTAGTTGAGGAGGAGTTTAAATTGCCTCCCATCTACATGAGCATGCTGTTACTGACCTCCTCCCCGCCCTAAAGGGTGGAGGTTCCCCTAGGGCGGTTCATTGGTTCGTGGTTCATCGCCTTCATCCTCACCACTTCACAGCTGGTGGGATTCACCCACCCCGCTCCATTCGTCCAGCGATAGACCACGGGCTGGGTCTTCAACCCATTACCCCTATCCCTCATCACGGAGAGCCCCCCATCCACGGATCCCAGGGACTCGGGGATATATGAGATATTCCTTGCACCATTCAAGTCCGCATTAATGACCACCCCAATGCGGGGACACTTAAACAAACCACGCTTAACACGCCCACCTTCATGGGCATCCCCGCATAGGGAACAATCCTTTGATGTGTTTGGTTCGGGAACACTAATTACCCTAATTCCCAATTCCTCCCCAACATCCTCGAAGCGCCTAATAGTGTAGTTATAGCTCCAGAAGTTTGATGTAAGCTTATTACCACGCCCCCTAGCAATGCCCTTCGGATAACCAACAACAACCTCACCCACACCCCTAACAATTAGCTCCCCCATTATCTTCCTAACCATGCTATTCAGGGCGTGCTTCAGGAACCTACCCCTCTTATCATAGAGGAGCCTAAGCCTCCTGCTCGTCCTTTGCCTATGCCTGGCTAGAAGCTTCTGAACGCTACGTATCTTTTT encodes:
- a CDS encoding RNase III inhibitor translates to MRTSLGNVTLELIEGDITEADADAIVNAANPYLEHGGGVAAAIVRKGGWEIQEESRRYVREHGPVPVGGAAVTGAGRLRAKHVIHAVGPRWGIDPPEKLQEAVINSLRLADELGLRSIAFPAISTGVYGWPYEAAAREMIKAIRKTVNALKNINKIMIYLYGRDAYNAFMDAFNLLED
- a CDS encoding metallopeptidase codes for the protein MILEEAADVGEMAAGINELLGLGLNLERVAFIRSRGSRSLAVARTFGAPIQWRFVLKPQILYIIEVISERFDSLSCEDKAYVILHELLHIPPRMSGGLRNHGHPAFRQLSRNRGKLSELCRQRCNDRQ